One genomic segment of Candidatus Neomarinimicrobiota bacterium includes these proteins:
- the pdxT gene encoding pyridoxal 5'-phosphate synthase glutaminase subunit PdxT, whose amino-acid sequence GTCTGLILMASRVDDSRVQSLNLLNIGVVRNSYGRQVDSFTAPLDLVLGGETVSLRGIFIRAPRISSVGSGTEVLGSLEGEPVMVQENHFLGCTFHPELSDSTAVHDYFVSMVKELEFAG is encoded by the coding sequence TGGGGACCTGTACCGGACTAATCTTGATGGCAAGCAGGGTCGATGATTCAAGAGTGCAATCTCTTAATCTACTCAATATTGGCGTCGTGCGGAATTCTTATGGACGGCAGGTTGACTCCTTTACGGCCCCGCTTGACCTTGTTCTTGGAGGGGAAACCGTTTCCCTGAGGGGGATATTCATCAGGGCACCGAGAATCAGTTCCGTGGGCAGTGGGACGGAAGTACTGGGTTCACTGGAGGGTGAACCCGTCATGGTTCAGGAAAATCACTTTCTGGGTTGCACTTTCCATCCCGAACTTTCCGACAGCACTGCCGTTCACGACTATTTTGTATCAATGGTAAAGGAGCTGGAGTTTGCTGGATAG